A single genomic interval of Pyrobaculum arsenaticum DSM 13514 harbors:
- a CDS encoding MoaD/ThiS family protein gives MVKIVVKIFGPKYFGFDQYDVITLQLDIGGTATVGNVIDELERRYPGLRQKLLKGEEIIPMHDIWVNGRSITFLQGLKTPLREGDVLQIIPPFGG, from the coding sequence ATGGTTAAAATCGTTGTAAAGATATTTGGGCCGAAGTACTTTGGCTTTGACCAGTACGATGTCATAACGCTACAACTAGATATTGGAGGAACCGCAACGGTGGGCAACGTAATCGACGAGTTGGAGAGGAGATATCCGGGGCTGAGGCAGAAATTGTTGAAGGGGGAGGAGATTATTCCCATGCACGACATTTGGGTCAACGGCCGCTCGATTACCTTTCTCCAAGGGCTTAAAACCCCTTTAAGAGAAGGCGACGTTCTCCAGATTATACCGCCGTTCGGCGGCTAA
- the sfsA gene encoding DNA/RNA nuclease SfsA, protein MYFPLEEPDAYGDFVRRLNRFAGIAVIGGREVKIHIHDPGRLQELLFPGVKIWARRRVGGKTEYYLTAVELEEELVLVDSSLHNKVAAWLVESGVIFQGYRVAKKEPAFGKGRFDLLLESPTGGRALVEVKGVTLEAGRRALFPDAPTARGARHMEELARATAEGYEAYVLFLVFRKRAASFSPNWDMDRKFAESLLRAHNAGVGVRAVKLEMFKWGLRYVGELPVDLTPPF, encoded by the coding sequence ATGTATTTCCCCTTAGAGGAGCCTGACGCCTATGGAGATTTCGTGAGGAGGCTTAACAGATTTGCCGGTATCGCCGTGATAGGGGGCAGGGAGGTCAAGATCCACATACACGACCCGGGTCGTCTGCAGGAGTTGCTCTTCCCGGGTGTCAAGATCTGGGCGAGGAGGAGGGTTGGGGGCAAGACTGAGTACTACCTAACCGCTGTGGAGCTGGAGGAGGAGCTTGTGCTGGTTGACTCCTCTCTTCATAACAAAGTCGCCGCGTGGCTCGTGGAGTCAGGTGTGATTTTTCAGGGTTACAGAGTGGCTAAGAAGGAGCCAGCATTCGGCAAGGGGCGGTTTGACTTGTTGCTGGAGTCGCCTACTGGGGGCCGCGCGCTCGTCGAAGTCAAGGGCGTCACGCTCGAGGCGGGCAGGCGTGCTCTATTTCCAGATGCCCCCACTGCGAGGGGGGCTCGGCACATGGAGGAACTCGCGCGCGCAACGGCAGAGGGCTACGAGGCGTATGTGCTCTTTCTAGTTTTCAGGAAGAGGGCGGCATCCTTCTCGCCTAACTGGGATATGGATAGGAAATTCGCCGAGAGTCTCCTCCGTGCGCACAACGCTGGCGTGGGAGTACGCGCGGTGAAGTTGGAGATGTTTAAATGGGGGCTGAGATACGTGGGGGAGCTACCGGTGGACTTGACGCCCCCTTTCTAA
- a CDS encoding aldo/keto reductase: protein MEKIRLGRTDMRVSRIGMGAWQFSGDAWGVFSYEQAKAVVTKALEVGINFFDTAAVYGRGRSEEFLGRAIRELGARDQVYIATKIHGDWLRRVDILASVENQRRRLGVDAIDLYQVHWPACWHNTPICETMKTLEELVDRGLVRYIGVSNFPLALLEHARSCLSRTDIVTSQNRYNLIEREADKELLPYLRREDIVLIAWSPLAKGVLTGKYTPENLPQFEDVRRNDPLFTPGNLKTAAPVVEELKRVAAKYGKTPAQAALNWLIRDPWIYPIPGAKTPEQVTENAGAVGWLMSDDEWRTLDRLGWDASQRILYVTW from the coding sequence ATGGAAAAGATTAGGTTGGGCAGAACCGATATGCGTGTGTCGAGGATCGGCATGGGGGCTTGGCAGTTTTCCGGCGATGCGTGGGGGGTCTTTTCCTACGAGCAGGCAAAGGCCGTGGTGACCAAGGCGCTGGAGGTGGGGATAAACTTCTTCGACACCGCGGCGGTTTACGGCAGGGGGCGGAGTGAGGAGTTTCTCGGTAGGGCGATAAGGGAGTTGGGGGCTAGGGACCAAGTCTACATCGCCACGAAGATCCACGGCGATTGGCTGAGACGGGTGGACATCCTCGCCTCTGTAGAGAACCAGAGGAGAAGGCTCGGCGTTGACGCTATTGACCTCTACCAAGTTCATTGGCCAGCCTGCTGGCACAACACGCCGATTTGCGAGACTATGAAGACGCTGGAGGAGCTAGTGGACAGGGGGCTGGTGAGGTATATAGGCGTTAGCAACTTCCCCCTGGCGCTTCTCGAACACGCCAGGTCGTGCCTCTCAAGGACGGACATTGTAACCTCGCAGAACCGGTACAACCTAATCGAGCGGGAGGCCGACAAGGAGCTTCTCCCCTACTTAAGAAGAGAGGATATTGTGCTAATCGCCTGGAGCCCCTTGGCGAAGGGCGTTCTCACGGGTAAGTACACTCCAGAGAACTTGCCGCAGTTTGAAGACGTGAGACGGAACGACCCCCTCTTTACGCCGGGTAATCTCAAGACCGCGGCCCCGGTGGTGGAGGAGTTGAAACGCGTAGCGGCTAAGTACGGGAAAACCCCGGCGCAGGCGGCGCTGAACTGGCTTATCAGAGACCCATGGATCTACCCAATCCCTGGCGCCAAGACGCCGGAACAGGTGACGGAGAACGCAGGCGCTGTTGGCTGGCTTATGTCAGACGACGAGTGGAGGACGCTGGATAGGCTGGGCTGGGACGCCTCCCAGAGAATTCTCTACGTGACTTGGTAG
- a CDS encoding MBL fold metallo-hydrolase, with amino-acid sequence MTFSRIRLPLPGMELGHVNIYVVKCSDGYGLIDVGLATYEAALSLLRGLKALGIKPSDVTKVYVTHYHADHITLAQFLAEIASPDFHIGEGELRHVASSFEELAKMYAEEYKKHGAPAEVAEAFLKVHPMSRYRKAFEDVWKISWRQVRDGEELDCGLKAVSTPGHTPGHTVYAMRGGVFTGDHVLPKITPNISWYPLPGFNPLKEYLNSLRKIRTSARGFPAHGDEITDIATRVDELLRHHEKRLEEILSALSEPMTTYEVAKKISWDAGPFDQFDVYNKIFAIGEAYSHLMYLEDAGLVKKIDGEVIRWRRVSRRTAV; translated from the coding sequence ATGACGTTTTCGCGGATAAGGTTGCCGCTCCCCGGCATGGAGCTTGGGCATGTCAATATCTACGTGGTTAAGTGCAGTGACGGCTACGGGCTAATTGATGTCGGCCTCGCCACGTACGAGGCCGCACTCTCGTTGTTGAGGGGGTTAAAGGCTCTGGGCATAAAGCCAAGCGACGTGACTAAGGTATATGTCACACACTACCACGCCGACCACATAACCCTCGCCCAATTCCTCGCCGAGATTGCCTCGCCGGATTTCCACATAGGCGAGGGAGAGCTAAGACACGTGGCCTCCTCTTTTGAGGAACTGGCAAAGATGTACGCCGAGGAGTACAAGAAGCACGGCGCCCCTGCCGAGGTGGCCGAGGCCTTTCTTAAAGTCCACCCCATGTCGAGGTATAGAAAAGCATTTGAGGATGTGTGGAAGATTTCTTGGAGACAGGTTAGAGACGGCGAGGAACTCGACTGCGGGCTAAAGGCGGTGTCAACCCCCGGTCACACGCCAGGCCACACTGTATATGCAATGCGAGGAGGCGTATTCACCGGCGACCACGTACTACCGAAGATCACCCCCAACATCTCATGGTACCCCCTCCCGGGCTTCAACCCGCTCAAAGAGTACCTAAACAGTTTGAGAAAAATCCGCACCAGCGCAAGAGGCTTCCCAGCCCACGGAGATGAAATTACCGACATAGCTACGAGAGTTGATGAGCTTTTGAGACACCACGAGAAGAGGTTAGAAGAAATACTCTCAGCGCTGAGTGAGCCTATGACCACCTACGAAGTTGCAAAGAAAATCAGCTGGGACGCTGGGCCCTTCGACCAGTTCGATGTGTATAACAAAATCTTCGCCATAGGCGAGGCCTACAGCCACTTAATGTACCTAGAAGACGCGGGCCTCGTGAAGAAAATTGACGGAGAAGTAATACGCTGGAGACGGGTTAGCCGCCGAACGGCGGTATAA